The Alkalihalobacillus sp. LMS6 genomic interval GATAAACTCGATTTGTCATGACTCTCTCTCCATTGTTGATAAACAATTCAACCGAGCACCTATCGATGAAAAGATGAAGTGTTAACGTATGACTCTCCGCTAACTGCGTGGTTGTCACACCAGAGACATCACCTGATTGATTTATATCCATGCGAACCTGATTCTTATTTGGATCAACAATAATTTCTGTGTATTCTTTTCCATCATCAGATTTCAACACATGTATACAAAAAGGGGTTTCTTGATTCTTCACATTAACCTGCACGTTCATTTCAATCGCTTGTCCTTTGGTTACAGGACTCCAAGTACCACTCATTGTAAAGCCGCTTACCTGTTCCATTTCTCTTCGCAGTGCTTGTAATTCTTCTACTGGCTCAAACCGAACCGCATTGTCCGCTGTGAGACTCACCACGCGCGGGATTGTCATCGCACCTGCCCATCCTTCTTGTTTTGATGGGAAATCTGTACCCCACTGATCCATCCATGCAATCAAAATTCGCCTTCCTTTTTCATCCAGAAATGTTTGGGCAGCATAAAAGTCAAGACCATCATCCATTTCTTCAAAATGATCATGAGTAAATCGTCCACTTGAATAATCCATGTCGCCGATCATAATCAGGTTTTTTCCCTCTTCCATATTCATAGGAGAGAAAACGAGCGCATGTTTATTATGAAGCGGGAATAAGTCAGGACATTCCCACATATCGCCAAACTCACCATTACTCTTTGCAGCCAAGCCAAGATAATCCCAGTTTGTTAGATTCTCAGAACGAAACAATGCTGCTCCTCCATGGCCATTTTCACTAGTTCCAACGACCATATACCACTTATCTTCATAGGACCAAACCTTTGGATCACGGAAATCCGCGCTTAATGATGGAGGAGGACTTGGGATAACTGGATTATATTCTGACTTAACAAACATCATGCCATCGTTTGATGTTGCGATGCACTGTACTTCTTTCGGCGTATTGGAGTCAACATGGCCAGTATAAATTAGTGTAAGCTTGTCTTCATAAACGACGGCACTACCTGAGAAGCAACCATATCCCTCTTTTCGTTCTCCTACTTCATAAGGCTCAGAAGGTGCTAGAGCTACGGATTCATTCTTCCAATCTACTAAATTTTCACTTGTCGCATGCCCCCAGTGCATTGGTCCCCAATCTTTTGAATACGGATGAAATTGATAAAAAAGATGGTACGTTCCGTTATGTTGAATCAACCCGTTTGGATCGTTTAGCCATCCTACTGGTGGTGTAAAATGATAAACAGGTTCAAACGCCCGATTTACCACCTCTTTTTGTTTTTCTTGTATGTAGTCATTCGCCTTCTTAATTTCATTTAGATGGTCTCTCATGCTCGTCTCTCATCCTTTCTACTTCCTTCTCTAAAATAATTCCCCTTCATTGGTAAAGATGTATCACGCTTCAATGTAAACGCTGCAAAAATAACGAACGCCATAACAATACTTCCAAGAATATAAAAAGTCGTTTCGTAATTCGTCCGATCATAAATCGAACCCACAAGGGCTGAAAAAATGATAACACCAATCTCACTCGACACTTTAAATCCAATTAAGTAGATTGTGGCTGACAGCCTCGCATCAAAGTTAAGTGAGATGTACTTAAATACTGCAATGAGTAAAATTGGTAGCTCCACAGCATGAAGCATTTTCATGAAAGAAATACCGACTCCACTTGTTACAATTGCAGAACCAATAATTCGAAACCCCATGACTGTTCCTGCTAGAATTAAAGCTTGCTTCACACCGATTTTATGAACAATAAAAGGGGCAAGAAACAAAAATAGCGCTTCCAGAAAAACTTGAACGGAATTTAAATATCCATAAACTTGATTGCCTACCGATTGATCATTAAATTGTTCCACAAAATAAACCGGAAATAATTGTTGATCATAGACGGTATACACACAAACTGTTCCAAAAAGGTAAACTAACAAGAACAGAAAAGTTCGACTTTTAAAAATGGATAGCAAATCATGTTTTGTAATCTGTTTCTCCTCTTTTTCTTCTTTTACGACAGCTTCATTGACCTTAAACCTCATGTTCAAAATAAAAAATGCGACACCAGCAGCAGATGCTAACCAAAAATTTAGGTGTGGGTTTATGCTCATAAGCGTTCCTGCACCAAGCGCCGCCACAGCATAACCTAACGATCCCCACATTCGCGCTTTACCAAACTCAAAATTGAACGCACGACTTATTTTTTCCGTATACGACTCAAGGAACCCGGCTCCAGCAACAAAACCCGCTCCTAAATAGACGGCTCCCAGAACAACACCAATGTAAAAGTGGTTGACTAATAAAGGTTCGTATACGTAGATTAAAAACGGCCCAATAAAGACGAGTATCACGCTCTGAAACCAAAGCAAATGTTTCTTAACGCCCAGCTTGTCTTGAATAACGCCATAAAACAGCATAAATAATAAAGCACCGGCAGAGTTAAACGAATAAATGGTCCCTACCTGAGTCCCAGATAATTCAAGCGAATGATTCAACCATATCGCATAAAATGACCACCAAATTGACCACGTAATAAAAAATAAAAACATATAACCTGATGAAAACCAATACTTTTGATTTCTAAATACGTTCAACCTTCACTCCTTCTTTCTATAAGGTAAACGTTTACGTAAACGTTTTCTTTATTATGATCACTTGACTGAAATTTGTCAATCCTATTTCAATTCATTCTATTTCTTGACTTGGAGTTACTCAAGGGTGATACCTTTTACATACCAATGATAAAGGTGTGATGCGACATTAATCAGCCAACTCCTGCTCATCAAGTACAGATGACAAAGCCTTTCTTCTACACACTTGCGCTTTTATTAGCGTACGCTTCAATCTCAACAGATCTTTATTTGCCTGCACTTCCAGAAATGAGTGCTGCTCTTGGCACGACGCAAGGTGCATTAGAAATTACCGTCTCTACCTATCTTCTAGGTTTTGCAGTCGGTCAGCTCTTTTGGGGCCCTTTAAGCGATCGCTATGGACGAAAGCTCCCTCTCGCGGGCGGGCTCGTTTTTTTCGTCATTGGTTCTGTAGGATGCGCCTTTTCCACTGACGTGTGGCATTTGATTGTTGGTCGAACGGTTCAAGCCTTAGGAGCAAGCGCAAGCGTTGTGCTAGCTCGAGCGATGATACGGGATCTTTTTCAACGCGAAGAAGCAGCTCGAGTCTTGTCTACACTCACTGCAATTATGATTATTGCCCCGATGCTCGGACCAATTATCGGTGCACAACTATTATCAATCTCATCGTGGCCTATTATTTTTATTTTGTTAGCGTGCATTGGTCTTGCCACATTGGCCTCTTTACCAAAAGTGATCCCTGAAACACTGCCATCATCTTCACGTGAACAAATCTTCCTTCTATCTACTCTGAAACACTATTGGTTATTATGCACAAATCGCCTGTTTCTTTCTTATGCGTTGGCATGCGCTACCTTAAATGCTGGAATCTTTGCGTTTGTCGCTGGTTCCCCTTTTGCCTACATTAGTTATTACAACGTATCTCCAACTGTTTACGGGATTCTATTTGCAGTCAATTCATTAGGAATTATGGCGGTCAATATGCTTAATCGCAGACTCATTCCTACTTACGGAGGAGACCGCCTCCTTTTAATAGGTGCGAGCTGTGCCACTATCGTAGGTGGTTTACTAGTGATAATCACAATAACTGGATATGCCAGTCTGTTCGCTTTCGCACTCTTGCTGTTTTTGTTTGTATCTTCAAGTGGCTTTATCGTTGCCAACTCCATTTCTGGAGGCCTAGCAGCGGTTCAGACTGGTACAGGTTCAGCTTCTGCACTGTTAGGGTTTGCCCAATATGGAGGAGGCATGCTTGGATCTTCTCTACTCAGTCTGTTTGCATCTGGTACACCCCTTCCCTTAGCTATCATCACTTTTCTAGCAGGAAGTGCCTGTCTTCTCGCAACACTCGTCATTGTTAAAGAGAGAAAGCGACATGTCAAAAAGGCAGCTTAATTTGGCTGCCTTTTTAAATCTTCTAGCATTTGAACATTCACGAGGTCACCATCTACGAATAACTGTTTGAGCGGATAAATATGACTCGCTCCATATAAAACTAATAGACGTTCATCTTCTCTAGCCACATCAAGAAGATGTTGATAGATTCGTAAGTTGCGATACATCCAATAATGGGTAAGCCACTCGATTCCAACGGGATCTTCATCTGAACCGATGGAAGTAAGACGTAAGTGCCCTCGATGCATCGCTTTTAGCCGCTGAAGCTCATTTAATTTATGTAGATAATCGCCAATGGGCAGATTGGATAAATAGGCTCCCAGCTCGTCTTCCGATCTTTTAAAACCATCAAGAATTTCTTGAAATTGATCTACTTGATAGGTTGTACCGTAATGGAAAGGATCAGCATGAATCTCACCTTGCCAGTCCACCGCTTCAATCGTTGAAAGATTCATTTGTTTTGCCAACCGAAATCCAA includes:
- a CDS encoding glycoside hydrolase family 32 protein, whose translation is MRDHLNEIKKANDYIQEKQKEVVNRAFEPVYHFTPPVGWLNDPNGLIQHNGTYHLFYQFHPYSKDWGPMHWGHATSENLVDWKNESVALAPSEPYEVGERKEGYGCFSGSAVVYEDKLTLIYTGHVDSNTPKEVQCIATSNDGMMFVKSEYNPVIPSPPPSLSADFRDPKVWSYEDKWYMVVGTSENGHGGAALFRSENLTNWDYLGLAAKSNGEFGDMWECPDLFPLHNKHALVFSPMNMEEGKNLIMIGDMDYSSGRFTHDHFEEMDDGLDFYAAQTFLDEKGRRILIAWMDQWGTDFPSKQEGWAGAMTIPRVVSLTADNAVRFEPVEELQALRREMEQVSGFTMSGTWSPVTKGQAIEMNVQVNVKNQETPFCIHVLKSDDGKEYTEIIVDPNKNQVRMDINQSGDVSGVTTTQLAESHTLTLHLFIDRCSVELFINNGERVMTNRVYPKQTSERIEFISTELIQVDHLKIWTLAR
- a CDS encoding MFS transporter, with the translated sequence MNVFRNQKYWFSSGYMFLFFITWSIWWSFYAIWLNHSLELSGTQVGTIYSFNSAGALLFMLFYGVIQDKLGVKKHLLWFQSVILVFIGPFLIYVYEPLLVNHFYIGVVLGAVYLGAGFVAGAGFLESYTEKISRAFNFEFGKARMWGSLGYAVAALGAGTLMSINPHLNFWLASAAGVAFFILNMRFKVNEAVVKEEKEEKQITKHDLLSIFKSRTFLFLLVYLFGTVCVYTVYDQQLFPVYFVEQFNDQSVGNQVYGYLNSVQVFLEALFLFLAPFIVHKIGVKQALILAGTVMGFRIIGSAIVTSGVGISFMKMLHAVELPILLIAVFKYISLNFDARLSATIYLIGFKVSSEIGVIIFSALVGSIYDRTNYETTFYILGSIVMAFVIFAAFTLKRDTSLPMKGNYFREGSRKDERRA
- a CDS encoding multidrug effflux MFS transporter produces the protein MTKPFFYTLALLLAYASISTDLYLPALPEMSAALGTTQGALEITVSTYLLGFAVGQLFWGPLSDRYGRKLPLAGGLVFFVIGSVGCAFSTDVWHLIVGRTVQALGASASVVLARAMIRDLFQREEAARVLSTLTAIMIIAPMLGPIIGAQLLSISSWPIIFILLACIGLATLASLPKVIPETLPSSSREQIFLLSTLKHYWLLCTNRLFLSYALACATLNAGIFAFVAGSPFAYISYYNVSPTVYGILFAVNSLGIMAVNMLNRRLIPTYGGDRLLLIGASCATIVGGLLVIITITGYASLFAFALLLFLFVSSSGFIVANSISGGLAAVQTGTGSASALLGFAQYGGGMLGSSLLSLFASGTPLPLAIITFLAGSACLLATLVIVKERKRHVKKAA
- a CDS encoding DUF5694 domain-containing protein, whose product is MKPIILLVGVDHFDKSNLDDVLKGNEFDVLEVGRQHEIKQFVNQLASFSPTKICVEIVKDKQEQLTRNYQDYLSGEQELRKGEIDQIGFRLAKQMNLSTIEAVDWQGEIHADPFHYGTTYQVDQFQEILDGFKRSEDELGAYLSNLPIGDYLHKLNELQRLKAMHRGHLRLTSIGSDEDPVGIEWLTHYWMYRNLRIYQHLLDVAREDERLLVLYGASHIYPLKQLFVDGDLVNVQMLEDLKRQPN